In Octopus sinensis linkage group LG6, ASM634580v1, whole genome shotgun sequence, the sequence agaatgtaaacacaacaccactagttgtcaagcagtggtgagggacataCACTGATacaagtcacacacatatatatgggaagcttctttcagtttccatcttccaaatccacccacaaggctatagttgaaggcacttgaccaaggtgcgatgcagtgggactgaacccagaaccatgtggttgggaagcaaacttattatacAGCCACGTTTGCACCTGTATCTTTTTTCTTGTGTATTACATCTAAGTCTTCTTATTTATGGTTTTTCTCCTtatcaatttttcatttttttcttgttattgataATTCCTTAGTGTCTGTTAAGTTCCTTGTAGCctattaatgtatttttataacattttctaaAACATGTATATCTTGCTATTTGTAAATTAAAAATGTTGAttaaattctatttctatttggaatCTATGTGGGACAATATGCTAAATTTTTAGTATTATCTGTTACTCTAAATTTGATGTGATTTACCAGTTTACCATTTGAACGAATTAATTAGGTTCTGAGAGCAGGCTTTTCAGACAGGTGAGAATGCTGGGAATGATACACATTCTGAACACCTGTGGGGCAGGGAAAGAATGGAGAATATAGTTCAAATGTTTGTAGCAAAGTAAATTATACCTAAAGTATCCAAGGACCATGTAGTGGTATTCAAGTTGGCAGTGTGTTGACAACCGACCATGAAATAATATGAAAGTGGAGCATGTTAGTGACCATTCATACAGGGTTATTAAAGTGGGCAGTGTGTTAAGTGCTTAACATATTGAATATCATTGTGTAAAGGTGCATGTTCCTTCGGCTGCATAGAGGCCCTTTCCATTGGTTATTTTGTTTGCTGTTGTCTCTTTTAAACCGACCATATCAAGCTCAATTattgtacctgttttatgttcagacaagacaaatctggcttctcacacttaccctacaatgtcaatctaaaagTACACAGTCACAGcaagataatgaatgataaatgtaaaatgatgtgaataaataagctttacaacTGACTGGGTGATCTGAATGCTTAAAGGgtaaaggaagaaaatataattttcacttCTGAAAGAGAAAGAATACATTATGTTTTGGTGCATTTTACCATTTGttaacaaataatatttaaccCAATagaggcggcgatctggcagagttgttagcatgctgggcaaaacgcttagcagcatttcatctgcctttttATTGAGTTCAACTTCCaatgaggttcactttgcctttcatccattcagcgttgataaaataagtaccagttgaacacaaggGTCAACATAATCGACTTATACTCACCcccaaattactggtcttgtgctaaaatttgaaaccaatatttaacccaatattatataaattattaataatattacttattttttaaaaaattccagcAAAAGCTGAATTTGGTATTGATTCTACAACGGAAGTAAAATTAGTTTTGGATGAAGATGGTACCGAAGTTGATGATGAAGACTACTTTCAATTTGTTTCTTCAGACACAACACTTCAAATTTTGTTATCATTTCAATCATGGTCACCAATCCATTTATGTGAGTATCCATTAATGACATACCTTATGTTTTCTCTTGAACGTCTTAATTAACAACTGTTATTTCAAAtaagaaagtataaaaaaagttTCTTCCTGAATACACATGAGCaaattttgcatatatttttctaatatttctgtaCAATGTCAGATCAATAATTCTGTAAAGTCGTAGTAGCTATATTATTGGCAAGTCCTTTACAAGAAGAGTCAAGTATAAAACTACCACATTGCATTCAAGGCTATTGTAAATCCTACAGGTTGGAGATTTTTTTGGTATTGATTCCAATGTTGCAAGATGCTACATGTAAAACAATGTCTTAGAGATTTCGTAGTTGGCATCAAGCtgaagaaaccaagccaaaacagaccatAGAGCCTGGTATGGCCCCTGGGCCTGCCAGTTCCtgccaaacagtccaacccatgctggcatggaaaatgaacattaaatgttgataatgaagatgatgatgataattgcctTTAAAAAGTTGTTCTGGACTTATTTTTTTGCATGGTGACATTAATGGAGTAAATGGCTTGTCTCAACACCGTAGCAATTTCTCTGTTGGTGTTAGGAGAACACTGTTATCAAGCTGGTAGAGAATATTGAAGCAACCAATgtctacacatatacagatattttcCATATGCAACAACATTGTTTTTAATCTTGTCAGTTTATATCTATCCATGTTTTGAGGGTTTCAATAACTAGAAAAGAACCTTCATCACAGGGCTCTCAAGTCAATTagaaattatattgtattttacATTTAATCTTTCTGGTTTGCATAAATTTATAAACTTAAGTTTTTCACATGTTGTTATAATAAGTATTTTATacttaaactagcagtatcacctggcgttgctcgggtttgtaagggaaataactatataagcatttttagagatgtaaagtataatagccatctcaatatggctaaccacaaaggggggggggtgttactgtagctttttacgttctgagatttaataatacatttttagagagttacttcccttatataaacgagcgaaaatgcattaaaaatacggaaaaattatggtaaatttttttttaatcgtagactcatcgtagacacgtgctaatacccagaagggctcgatatgaatcacgactataagatacccgattttggttaaactgcactgcaaaatgtgggagtagttaggaatctaaatcgtaggagacagacacacaacttctcttttatatataaagatttctgagATGAGCTGCTGTTAACATGAGAATTTTTTTAACTGTTAATCTCATCTTTAGAGTTGAacattaaaaaacatatatacatgcacatttctCTTTCTAAATGTGTGTAACCATGCAACTCTTCCACAAGAACCTGCTCATCCCCTCCTTTTGTGCTTTAACTTTTGCCCCATCATAAAGCTGACTCACCCCCCGCTCCCTTGGAGCTTGTAGTCTCGTGAGTTTCATGATGACCTCAATAGTGCTTgtggcatgaaaaaaaagcacccagtacactctgtaaagtggttggcgttagcaagggtattcagctgtagaaaccatgccaaaacagacactggagcacaatgcagtgcttggatcctaacaaaccatccaacctatgccagcatggaatgcagatgataataaatgattatgatgactatTTTTCAGTTGATTTTTACTGCAGATTGACATCAGACACTTTTACTTGATATTCTTTTCAATGCCTATTGtcatgatgacgatgaacagATGAATTGAGTTGATTGAATTGCATGGAATTtgcagaagagggagacccaggaaaacagGGGACAAAATAGTGAAGGCTTATCTCAAGATGCTGAATCTTATGGAGTGGATGACTGGTGATTTGCTATGCTTAAGAAGACCTCTCCATTACAACAGAAATGATATCCTAAAACTACTTAGGTTATGCTTCTGCTTGTAGGACCCTgtccacccccccccccatctgcCCTGTTAGGCATTTTCCCACATTTCATCCCCTAACACCTCTCATTTCTCTATCTATAgtaatatggaagcactccgtcggttacgacgacgagggttccggttgatccgatcaacggaacagcctgctcgtgaaattaacgtgtaagtggctgagcactccacagacacgtgtacccttaacgcagttctcggggatattcagcgtgacacagagagtgacaaagccggccctttgaaatacaggtacaacagaaacaggaagtaagagtgagagaaagttgtggtgaaagagtacagcagggatcaccaccatcccctgccggagcctagtggagcttttaggtgttttcgctcaataaacactcacaacgcccggtctgggaagtgaaaccgtgagtccgctgccctaaccactgggccattgcgcctccacgtcatCTGTAGTAATACTCAGTTGCTGTAATCACTTTCATTTCTCATTATCATCTCTGTCCACACTATTTTCATCAGTCACCTCCTTTTCTGCCTTCAGCTACAGCTTATCCCTCTTACCTATCATTCTCAATGCCCTCTCACATCTAACATCACACCCCCACTTACCATCATAGTCCTCTTGAGACACAACACGGAATGTATTGGACACCATCTGACAATATCTGTTTCCTGTCTGGAAGCTGAATATGAATGAAGGCATTAGTATCTACAGTTGATGTATCTAATAGCAACTGTGACCATCCATCACTTGGTTGATAATGGATGACATTTACTACATTGATAATGAGTTAATTACTACCCTTTTAGTGATTGGAATTATTTAGCCTTCGCTACCATGCCTGTTGTTTGATATCTTcattaaaccctttcgttactgtatttatgttgagatgctctgtgtttctttcaattattttaaatataacaaagaatttagtaaaataacttagctatcattaagctagtgttaggaatataaattgcaactaatgtttggtggtatattttgatgcaaaacttatgaaaataagacatttgtactacagagccagagccggttctggccgggttagtaatgaaagggttaaattcatAGTGAACTGGGTTCCATTTCTTTGAATACTAAAACTGAATGTTTAAACTAAATAAATTCCTCTTATGACAAAACAATTGCTAGGAATCATTTTATTTAGTTGAAATGTTTGATTTcagttgtctgtatgtataagtgtatgcttgCTATTTTTGCAAATGGTAGCTGACAACCTTCAGCCGTAGTTCACCATAAAGCACCTGGATCAGGACAACGATTTcaaagcaaaagtaaaaaatatatattttaacttaaAGCACCATAACTTATGTGTAAGAGTTCAGCtttacaaattaaaaacaaatttgtgagtacattgtttaaaatatactCCATTTCCAATGTACAGAATGACAAAGATGAGTTGGAGTATACTTCTCATTGCAGATTTCACTCCTGGAAATCACTCCTATGATgtaatatggaaaaataaataggAAGTTATAATACTGTTGTAAAGTTCTTGAAAATCAGTTTAGTTGGTACATTGTCTCTTTTAATCTTACCGACTTCATCATCTTCATAGGTATTGGCAGGAGTGGGAAAACCATCATCGAAAGGAAGTTGGTCTTCTTCTAAAAAGTCATTAAACTCTTCTTCAGTGTTAAGACAGAAATTATGTAAGACACAGCAAGCCATTATCACATTTGGAATGAGTGCAGTGCGGGTCATTCCAACAAATTGTAGTCGACACCATCGACCTCGAAGCAGATTAAAAGCTTGTTGTGTAACCAGTCGAGTTTCAGTTAATCTTTTATTGTACTCTTGCTGATCTGGAACGAGGCAAGTTTCATCTAAGAAAGGGGTCAACAACCATTTTTTCAGTGGATATGCTGCAGCCCCAAGCAAGTGTATGTCTTCTTTAATAAAGAAATTTGTTggattattttctatttcatggAATATATCTGATTCACACAAAACAACAGAATCATGGACAGAACCAGGCCAGCCAGTATAACAATCAGTAAACTTCATGTTGTGATCACAGATTGTCTGTAATACCATTGTATGAGTCTTTTTACGGTTGATGTATACTTCAGGGTGGTCTTTTGGGCTGAGAATTGATATGTGTGTAGTAGCCATGATACCAAGAACATTTGGAAATGCACTGATGTTGTAGAAACCTTGAACAATGTCTTCAACCTCGGTTTGGTTTGGCCATTTGATAACAActgttttcagtttgtttaatccTTTGATTATGCTGTCAAGAATAACTGATGCAGAAGATTCACAGACTTGAAATTGTTTTGCAATGTTACGTACTGATTCACCTTTGGCACCAAGAAACCGCAAACACATCAGCACCTGAATGGTAAAATGTTTATAGCAAATAATAATCCAGAATGAAAGTAGGAAAATGTAGACTAAACATCAATATACAAAATGTGAAAGCTTGAGAAatctgtagtttttttttaaagcataggTCAGatagattttaatatttcaacTATTCCTTAAGACAACAGCATACCTTTATCTCCTTAAATAATTAGTTTCATCTTTCAGTTCTTCTTAAGGCAAAACAGGTTTGTAAATTAAAGTATTTTAAAGATGTGTATTTGTGAAAATGAAGGTTCACAGTTTGTAAACCATTACCATTGTGCCCTCAGCAAAGAAAATCAACAATTGCTGGCTCAGAAATTCTAATTACAGCTCAGTGACATAAGTACTGAACAGTGTATTTGTGTTCTGagtattttattaattaacagTGTTAAGTTTAAACCTTTCAGCTCTAAGAGCAAAGAAGGAGTGGATGTCATCAGTAGAATAACAGGGAGATGGTCTGTAGTATAAAGTGATACGGAGACAAGTCAAAAACTGTTTACATGTCCttttataatgatattgataaaaaatattacaaaaaacaaagaattaattTTGCAACTAAAAATTTATGACCCCCATTTGATTATAGAAACACTGATTAGCTCTgttaaccctctagcatttaaaGCAGCTATAATATATTCTCTAGCTAcattatgttgaaactggccagatccagcctcttgcatctatcctacaatgttattataaaagtaaacagtcacatcattgaaatctcaaagctgtgagataatgcatgatgaattcaaagcaatgtgaataaataagcatttcatttgacagagtaatctgaatgctaaagggtttatctTCAAAatacctgtcatcatcatcatcgtttaacgtccgctttccatgctggcatgagttggacggtttgactgaggaccggtgagccagaggctgcaccaggctcatgcATTTAATTTCAAAGGAAACAAAatgggatgataataataataatacaaaaacgaTGGAAATTATTCCTTCCAATAGCTGAATGTGTCAACTGCCTTCGATATGCTAGTAAACCAATGTCTCAGTGCTGATTTTCCATTAGAACTGTGCAATTAATATGAAGAATGTTGTCCTCATCTATAtattcaatcattattattaagcaaATGTAAACCAAATTACAAAAGAATTTAGGGATAGCATTTGTTCTCTTGTACCAGTGCTGTAACTAACATTGTGGCATTTTATTTTGAGGCAAAGCAGGCTAGATAAGTTACTGATTAGTCCTTGGACACTTTCAATATGCTATCTCCTCTCTATCTTTTCTACTGACACTATAATATCCTCTGATCCTCAGAGCTAGCTGGATTCATACTGTCTCACACAGGCATCCCAGAGCCATTAATTTCTGCTCCTTTTATCGCCCTTTTTGTGTACCAGCTTCAGACCCCATACTAATCACGTAATCCCAGTCCTTCTTTCTCCAAATGCTGTCCTCTGGACTGATGTTCAGAGAAGTCTAACTCTTGAATCTTTTCATGCATCATGTATCATTATTCACCTGTTCTTAGCTACTCTACTGTTTAAAATAGTCAGCGGCGAACACCAATTAGCAATAGTTTCTTGAGAAtgtttgatcacttgtttttgaAAGACTTCAGTATGAGAGAGCAAGCGAGAAGGGATTTCCCCTCAAAGCGCTCAGTTTGAAGGAATTGGAAGGTCTGTCTTGTCCTGTTTTTCTCGTGTTGGATCAGCAAAGCTACTTTGtcaaaaataatttacatttaaaaaatggcTACATAGACTGTGTGCCACGGGCTAACTTCTTCCTTTCAATAATTAACCTGTAATCCTAACTGAAAACAAACAAGTAAAGCATTAACATTATACTTCTACAAGTTACACAGAAAGAACAAAACCAAGATAGATAGGTTTGTTTCGCAATCTAACAGAAATAACccgtaataaaatattttctttaaacgtTTTAAAGATTCGAGATGTATTAAGATCATTTTTCGGACGATGAATCTcctcaaaatatttaattaacctATGAGTTTGCTGCCTTTAGGTTTTGTTGACGAAAAATTAAAGGAGCAtctaatttttaatattaaaaatatttgttacattGGGATGACGAGTTTTGTGGTGTTGTCTTCGTATACACTCAACAGACGACGAATAACTTTTATGTTGTTCTCCGTTAAGTCAGCCAGgatttgagggagacttagctgctatttccttAGAGACTGTCGTTGTAGAGTTGAACATCAGTTTATTATTCTACATTTTACTGAATGAAGCAGCAGAGAAATAATTGTCAAAATACCAAAATTATAACTAACACCATGAAATTATGTATGAAGTCTATTTCCTTACGTGATTTTTGCCATTTTAATTTTCCATGCTAAAATACGAAAGTACTTAAGACAGTATATAGtggtatatattcaaattaacgAGGTTGGTTCAGTAAATTTTTACGCCGTTGGTTCTACGTAGTcactcgatttgctagaaatagcaatcaaatcttctGTAAATCACACACATTGCAgttttaagaaatataaaataaaaggaagcACATGTTAAAATAACGTCCTAGATATACTTATATCACAGATGTTGGTAGTAAATACATTGtttatttaatgttattattgtatGTTTACCTTCCTGTCCAACGGAACTGGTTTCCTGCCTCGGGTTTGATTCTCTCTCAGGATATGCGGCGATAGGTTTGAACATAGTATTTCGAATGTTTCCGGATCCATTCGAAAATGTTGACGGAATTGGTTGTCCCTAAAATTAAATAACACATCTCTTTCGCTTGAACCTCGTGCTTGAGCTTTGCTTTGTTTGTTAGATGTTGCCGCCGATTCACCTTTCCTCGCTAACGTCGCCAGCAACGAGGTCGCCATATTATTATCCCTGTTGCCAGACAAGCTATTTTTTCTGAGAGGAT encodes:
- the LOC115213004 gene encoding protein ALP1-like: MEVSQEDTAFLATLYAACDLFLMDDCYPLRKNSLSGNRDNNMATSLLATLARKGESAATSNKQSKAQARGSSERDVLFNFRDNQFRQHFRMDPETFEILCSNLSPHILRENQTRGRKPVPLDRKVLMCLRFLGAKGESVRNIAKQFQVCESSASVILDSIIKGLNKLKTVVIKWPNQTEVEDIVQGFYNISAFPNVLGIMATTHISILSPKDHPEVYINRKKTHTMVLQTICDHNMKFTDCYTGWPGSVHDSVVLCESDIFHEIENNPTNFFIKEDIHLLGAAAYPLKKWLLTPFLDETCLVPDQQEYNKRLTETRLVTQQAFNLLRGRWCRLQFVGMTRTALIPNVIMACCVLHNFCLNTEEEFNDFLEEDQLPFDDGFPTPANTYEDDEVGKIKRDNVPTKLIFKNFTTVL